A section of the Marinimicrobium koreense genome encodes:
- a CDS encoding glycosyltransferase family 4 protein, which produces MIIRKLTNDLLALICRLSPKAEDFDAAWYCARYRDVADSGIDPLLHYCRFGYREGRDPNPMTSLSGERLTESSRFSVSRLGDSGILAISGDRELIDKAPTILCCGHQAGHELYGAERSFLDTLAVLAELKVNLVVTLPEAFNEDYLAAIRPHCSRLLILPYGWWAFGTEPQPVVVGRFQSIIESFGISAVYANTVVLFEPLIAGRIMAVPVSVHVRELPYQDPSLCALMRADAEAVIQHLRETSDFQLVNSRFTGETLRLDDAIVIPNSVNAEDFKSISPPDCESHSLRVGMISSNLPKKGLDDFIALAGIFADEGSPIRFKLIGPENEHTRLIERRQAAGEISDNIDILGYIASPQAALNELDVLLNLSHFEESFGRTVLEAMAAARPVVVYDRGALSELVRHEETGYLVRFGHVEGIKRCIERFLTDPQLLRALGQNGKRRATEQFGVLSVKAGLEHWLDLVYSPRKTG; this is translated from the coding sequence ATGATTATTCGTAAACTCACCAATGACCTGTTGGCCTTGATTTGCAGGTTGTCCCCAAAAGCGGAAGACTTTGATGCCGCGTGGTATTGCGCAAGGTATCGGGATGTCGCGGACAGTGGTATCGACCCACTATTGCACTACTGCCGGTTCGGGTATCGGGAAGGACGTGATCCTAACCCGATGACCAGTCTTTCGGGTGAGCGACTCACCGAGTCATCACGGTTTAGTGTGTCTCGCCTGGGTGATAGCGGCATCCTGGCGATTTCGGGTGATAGGGAGCTGATTGACAAGGCTCCAACGATTCTGTGTTGCGGGCACCAGGCCGGTCATGAGCTTTACGGAGCAGAAAGGAGTTTTCTGGATACCCTGGCAGTACTGGCGGAGCTCAAGGTCAATCTGGTGGTAACCTTGCCGGAAGCGTTCAATGAGGATTATCTGGCCGCCATTCGTCCTCATTGTTCCCGGTTGTTGATTCTCCCTTATGGCTGGTGGGCATTCGGTACAGAACCTCAACCAGTGGTTGTCGGACGATTCCAGTCGATCATTGAATCGTTCGGCATATCCGCCGTTTATGCGAATACAGTCGTTCTTTTCGAGCCACTGATCGCCGGACGGATAATGGCGGTTCCGGTATCTGTTCATGTACGTGAGCTGCCGTATCAGGATCCCTCGTTGTGTGCGTTGATGAGAGCAGACGCCGAAGCGGTGATCCAGCACCTTCGTGAGACATCGGACTTCCAGCTGGTCAACTCCCGATTTACCGGCGAGACGCTGAGGTTGGATGACGCCATTGTTATTCCGAACTCAGTCAATGCCGAGGATTTCAAGAGCATCTCGCCACCTGACTGCGAGAGTCACTCCTTGCGGGTTGGGATGATCAGCAGCAATTTGCCTAAGAAAGGGCTGGATGACTTTATCGCCTTGGCGGGCATTTTTGCCGACGAGGGCTCTCCAATACGCTTCAAACTGATTGGCCCCGAAAATGAGCATACACGTCTGATCGAAAGACGGCAGGCAGCGGGTGAAATCTCTGATAATATTGACATCCTCGGTTATATCGCCTCGCCACAGGCGGCCCTCAACGAGCTTGATGTCCTCCTGAATCTGTCTCATTTTGAAGAATCTTTTGGACGAACCGTGCTTGAAGCGATGGCGGCGGCACGTCCCGTTGTTGTTTATGACAGAGGGGCTTTAAGTGAGCTTGTGAGGCATGAGGAAACTGGGTATTTGGTCCGGTTTGGTCATGTTGAAGGTATCAAGCGCTGTATAGAGCGTTTTTTGACAGACCCTCAACTGCTGCGTGCACTGGGGCAGAACGGCAAGCGACGGGCTACCGAACAGTTTGGTGTTCTGTCGGTCAAAGCCGGGCTGGAGCACTGGTTGGATTTGGTTTACAGCCCCCGGAAAACCGGTTAG
- a CDS encoding ABC transporter permease: protein MNPLQFISLLDLKARMALKSEASKLYLSYLWWVLEPMLWVMAFYFVFTILLEMGRDIAFLMCGKIPFLWFSKSVTTGSNSIVASKGLINQVNIPKAFFPYQSLQEALYKQWLVFLVLFALLIFYGYNASWHWLWVLPVIVANYLLILLCTLVGAFLVSYVRDIRMLINMGVLFLMFASGIFWDVNDIADPAKREALLTWNPVAFILDAYRAVLMRGEMFDHQHMIVLSAIMLGGVVLMHLVYRLFSQSIASKVINS, encoded by the coding sequence ATGAACCCGCTTCAATTTATCAGTTTGCTGGATCTCAAGGCCCGGATGGCTTTGAAGTCTGAGGCATCCAAGCTGTACCTCAGTTACCTCTGGTGGGTACTCGAGCCGATGCTTTGGGTAATGGCCTTTTACTTTGTTTTTACCATTTTGTTGGAAATGGGGCGGGATATTGCCTTTCTGATGTGCGGAAAAATCCCCTTTTTGTGGTTTAGCAAGTCTGTGACAACGGGGTCGAATAGCATTGTTGCCAGTAAAGGATTGATAAACCAGGTCAACATACCGAAAGCCTTTTTCCCTTATCAGTCTCTCCAGGAAGCGCTATACAAGCAATGGCTGGTTTTCCTTGTGTTATTCGCATTGCTGATATTCTATGGTTATAACGCGTCCTGGCATTGGCTTTGGGTATTACCCGTTATTGTAGCCAATTACCTGTTAATACTGCTGTGTACACTGGTGGGCGCCTTCCTCGTCAGCTATGTGCGCGATATCAGGATGTTGATTAATATGGGTGTCCTGTTTCTGATGTTTGCATCCGGTATTTTCTGGGACGTCAATGACATCGCCGACCCGGCTAAGCGGGAAGCGTTGCTGACCTGGAATCCGGTGGCGTTCATACTGGATGCCTACCGGGCGGTACTGATGAGGGGAGAGATGTTTGATCATCAGCACATGATTGTACTTTCTGCGATTATGTTGGGAGGGGTAGTGTTGATGCACCTCGTATACCGATTGTTCAGTCAGTCCATTGCGTCGAAGGTGATTAATTCATGA